The genomic interval CTGAGTAGCACGGGTTGTTACGATCTCATCTTCGTGCATAAAAGCCTTGGCATCGTACTCTACAAAGGAGATTCCCGTCGTACTACGCAGACTGTTCACTTCACTAGCCGGAATCTGCATCGACACGGCATTGGTGCGTCGAAAATCCGAACGCGCGCCGTCTGCGGTGAGTCCGAGCAATCCACCGCGCTCCAGCAACTCCAAGTCACTGATTCCGCCGCGTTGTACTTCGCCCTTTTCGAAACCGATCACTACGTCTACGAGATCGACACCCGTTTCGTTGGATGCCGACGCTCGCCTCGAACGGTTGCCGGCATCGTGAAGGCGCGCTTCCGCACCTTGGTGGAGTAGCGAAGCGAACACGAGGCACTGGGCGAACGTCGCGACACTGCAGCAGCTCCGCTGTCTATGATTTCTGGATGACACCGTTGTCCGCGATGATCTGGAGGGAGAATGCATAGCGTTCCTCTGCATGCGGTGAATAGTATTGCCTTTGTCCGATAGGATACTTCCTACTTTGTGTTTTTGGTGGTTGCTGCAAAAAATTGTCGTGCAGGTCTTTTGAGTTCGGTCAACGGTATTTTGTATGTGGGTGTTATCAGTTAGACGGCGAGAAAGGAGTTACACGAGGGACATGTAGAGGCTCTCAGCAAACTCGTGAAAATCACGATCGAGGTCCAGCGAGCCGTTTCCGTTTTGGCACGAACGCTGCACGCGCTGTGTGGAGTATGGCCCACATACCTCGTTTGAATTGGCATTTGAGAATCTCTCTGCTTTCGACTAGAATACTTAACAAGAATCTTCAATTGCTATTCGAGGTATTTCTATTCCTGTCACAACggatttccaaaaaagacTTTCTCCTTACGTTAGTTACGTTTTACACCGTTGCATCTTTATAATAAAAGGTAGACGACATACTTGAAATAGCGCGATACTCGTGGATATATTTAACTCGAGAGCTCGAAAGAGACGGGACTTGGTACTCCGGCTAAGCAATTCCAATTCATACATGTGGAGCCTCAATCCTATGAGCGGCATTGGCATAGAGTAAAGTATGTAATCTTAAGTAGTAGCGAAGAAGGTAGTACCTGTTCTATGAAACGCTTAACACGAACGATATGTGCTAAGTAGAACGCACGCGCAAGTTTCACATCGATGGGTGCAAATGACTTGGAACTATTGCCGAATTCGTCAGCCGGACAATCGGGATTGAAGAGAATCTCTTGTTGGACATAGCTGTTGACACGATGCATCTGTCAAACCGATTCTGAAGTTTCCCAATTTTGTCGCGTCTTCAGTCCCTCTTCATGCAGTTCACGAAACGACATTTCGTTGGATTGCCTCGTCGCCATTCGAATTTGACCGGCACGAACGACTGGAAGGCTAGCAGTCCGTCGGTCTACACGAATTCACAGTCCGGCAAGGCAATCCCAGTCAGTCAACAAACAATCCACGCGCCAATCCATCTTCGTTCCCCTCTCTTGGCTCTCttccaacgaaaaaaaaacggAAGACGGGTGTCGACAACGCGCTAACGTGCAACTTTACTGTCCATCCGCAAAGCTTTGCGTTTCTATAGACTGATCGCAGTCCTTTGGACGCACATCTCACACCGACCGTGATCTCTTGTGCCATCATGACAGCTTCAGCGAACAGCATGCACAAGTATAACGCCCACCATATGGTGCGGGAACTTGCCGAACACAACGATTTCTTCGATATGCTGGTAGACATGATTCCCAGCAAACTTTACATTGCCGGACAGTCCGGAGATGACTACAATCCCAACGCCAAGTATCTCAAAAAGACTGCTACTGATTCGAAAGAAGCAAGACGAGCCCAAGCCAAACAAGCCAAGCGTCGAAAGTTGGATCCGACACAGGCGGTAGGAACGGTCGAAACCAAGAAACGCCTTGCGGAACAAAACGAGTTCCACCAAAACCAAGTTCTGCCGACCATTGCCGTTCCGGCTGCCGCCGTCACCCCGCGCAAAGGTTCCGTCAATAGCTCCAGCGAGACAGCAGTAGTATCTCCGAACGTCTCGCGCATGGATGAATTGCGGGCCCGGCTACACGCCAAACTCGAGGCCGCCAAACGCCAACGTCCCAACACGACCGCCACTACGCCCGATGCGGTCAGTAAGCGCGCCGCTCGACGAGCCGAGAAACGACGTCGGCAAGAGGAAGCCCGCCATAAAGCGGCAGCTTCCAAGTCGGTTGTCAAATCGAATTCCAGCAGCAAGTATACGGTCGGCAGAGATGCAAACATTGACATGGACCCGGCCGCTGATTTGGCCAATTTAGATTTCGGTCGTCTCGCTGGACTCAATTCGCATACTAAAGAACATTACAGCAAAAGCAACAAGGCGCTGGCTAATCTAAGTAAGACAAAGAACCTCGAACGAATGCTCGCCGATGCGGAGGCGAAACGCGAACGAATCGAAGCACTCAAAGCCTGCAAGGACGAATCAGCACAGGCGGAAGCCAGGCAGATATTGTGGAAGGACACATTGCAAGAAGCGGACGGTCAACGTGTCAAGGACGATCCAATGAAACTAAAGAAAGCACTCAAACGCAAAGAAgtcaaaaaggccaaatcgaaaaaggcgtGGAAATCACGAATGGAGAATGTGTCGGATGCCGCCCAATCACGACAAAAAATTCGGCAGCACAACTTGTCAGCACGCAAAGCGGGGGGTCAAAGCGGGGCCAACCtgagcaaaaagaaaattgcGGATGCAGGTGAAGATGGGGGTAGACGATTGTCTCGTGCCGGCTTCGAGGGCCGGAAACAGGATTTTCTGAACAAGGGCCCCGCCGCAAAAGCAGCTGACAAACCGAGTAAGGGAAAGAATGGCAAACAATAACAACATAAACACAGTCTTACGGACTACACAATATTGTAGCCTCGTATATTGTGGGAGAGCCAGTGTCCCCGTACACCCGGGACCAAgaaacaaaatcaatcattCCAGTCTCCAGGGCTCTGCACAAAGATACCCTCATACATCGCTATCGGCCCTTGTCTAGAACCAACAGTTGACAGTAGTGTATCATCCGTTTCTGCTGGCATCTTGTTTGACAAAAAGCACTTTCCAGGAGACGCTTGGAGGGTTTGTCCAGTGTCCATCACAGTTCTGGTTGTTGCACCGTAATTATCCAAGTTTTGGATCCACCATGACACCGCAATAGAGACAATAACCACTTTCCAGGAGACGCTCGGAGGGGTTGTCCAGTGTCCACCacagtgcttgttgttgcagttgTCCAGTGTCCACCacagtgcttgttgttgtacCGTAATTATCCAAGTTTTGGGCCCACCGTGACACCGCAATAAAAAAGACGCAACGGTTCCGTGTCCTCCGAGGCAACCGAAAACGCGTGCGCTTTCGTGGGAGGGACGTGTAGGAAGTCTCCGGTCTTCATGGTAACTAGCTCGTTCGGCCAATCCGTCACCGTGGCGTACCCTTGACCCGATAGCACGTAAAAGAACTCGTGCATGCTTCCGTGAACGTGCGTCGCAATCAATTTTCCGGGCAAAATATCGACGACGGCGCATCCAGCAACGTTCGGAATCGCTGAATGTTCCAGCAGCTGCCGTTTAAATATCCCGAGATGTGATGTCGGACGCAAGCGAACTTGATCGGTAGCGACAACCGTCGCGGACGACGAGAAAGGTGGTTGATCCGTTAGTGCTTCTTGCAAGGATGTTGAGCTGTGTACTCCAATCTCCAACACTTGGTTCTGTACCCAACAGAAAGCGTAGCCGAAAAGGCACCCCAAACAGGCGTAGGCCCACGCGCGGTCGTGCCACACGCGGCGTACACTCTCCCGTCCCATGGGATCGTAGCTCCGACCCGTGACTTTCTTCGGGTTTCGGGTCCTCCacttctcactgtcagtagtgCCTATGAAGTGTTCaaactttcttctttgtgCTACGGGTGCCGCTGGATGGCATCCACAAAGCGTTTACACTGACATATGAGTCGTTTGAGAAAACGAGAACCACCAAGAAAAGTAAGAGATTGGAAGAGCGATTTGTTCGAGGTACGCATTCAAATTTTAAATAAGGCTATTTCGTAAAATTTGGGAAAGAACAAGTTTAACTTTGACCCCCGTACGGAGAACGTGGCGTCGTGTCACCATGGAAGCTAGACTGCTACGGACGAATGATGTGTGAGAAATTAGCTCTGAACTACAGTGAATCGACAAATCCCTTCTTTGTTTAGTGGTAGGGAAAGGCGTGCCTAAATCGTTACAATATAAAAAACAAGTTGAACAGAAATTTCTTCCAGAGCACTGGCTGTCCAATATGAGAGCACTGGTGTGGGGATTTCTCTTTCTAGCAACGGCGCACGCGTGGGTCCTGCGGCAGCGACCACCGTCACTTCAAGTCTCTGTATTGCCTCAACTGCAGCAAACGCCTCGGTCGGATGCGGACAAATGTGCGGACGAAACCACCACTCGTGAAACGTCCCGTAGGAAACTGTTGCAGACGTCCGCTGCGATGGCGTGGTTGTCCGCGTGCGGATCTCCGGCGTGGGCATtggacgattccgaaaaCAAGCGTATCACCGTATTCGAAAAGACGGCACCGTCCGTCGTTTTCATCGACACCTTTACGGAACGGAGGGACGTCTTCAGTACCAACGTTATGGAAGTACCTCTCGGAAGTGGATCTGGCTTTGTATGGGATACGGAAGGACACATTGTGACCAATTTTCATGTCGTCCGGAACGCCCAGTCGGCGCAAATTGCTTTTTTAACCGACGGGAAAGATATAGCCAACCTTAGCCTGCCACCAGCATCGGCGGCAATCAATAATCCGTATTCTTCAATGCGTGGGTTCGGAAGCATGTCGGCCAACGTCAAACGATCCGTGTATA from Phaeodactylum tricornutum CCAP 1055/1 chromosome 11, complete sequence carries:
- a CDS encoding predicted protein, translated to MTASANSMHKYNAHHMVRELAEHNDFFDMLVDMIPSKLYIAGQSGDDYNPNAKYLKKTATDSKEARRAQAKQAKRRKLDPTQAVGTVETKKRLAEQNEFHQNQVLPTIAVPAAAVTPRKGSVNSSSETAVVSPNVSRMDELRARLHAKLEAAKRQRPNTTATTPDAVSKRAARRAEKRRRQEEARHKAAASKSVVKSNSSSKYTVGRDANIDMDPAADLANLDFGRLAGLNSHTKEHYSKSNKALANLSKTKNLERMLADAEAKRERIEALKACKDESAQAEARQILWKDTLQEADGQRVKDDPMKLKKALKRKEVKKAKSKKAWKSRMENVSDAAQSRQKIRQHNLSARKAGGQSGANLSKKKIADAGEDGGRRLSRAGFEGRKQDFLNKGPAAKAADKPSKGKNGKQ
- a CDS encoding predicted protein gives rise to the protein MGRESVRRVWHDRAWAYACLGCLFGYAFCWVQNQVLEIGVHSSTSLQEALTDQPPFSSSATVVATDQVRLRPTSHLGIFKRQLLEHSAIPNVAGCAVVDILPGKLIATHVHGSMHEFFYVLSGQGYATVTDWPNELVTMKTGDFLHVPPTKAHAFSVASEDTEPLRLFYCGVTVGPKLG